One Prodigiosinella aquatilis DNA window includes the following coding sequences:
- the fpr gene encoding ferredoxin--NADP(+) reductase, which translates to MAEWVTGKVIQVEHWTENLFSVRLHAPIDPFTAGQFAKLALEINDERVQRAYSYVNAPSDNSLEFYLVDVPEGKLSPRLHQLQPGDDVMVTKEAAGFFILEEIPPCETLWMLATGTAIGPYLSILQEGKDVARFKNIVLVHAARFARDLSYLPLMQQLRQHYGDKLRIQTVVSREQTEEALTGRIPALISNGMLENAVGLSIDVQTSHVMLCGNPQMVRDTQQLLKDERQMSKHLRRRPGHITSEHYW; encoded by the coding sequence ATGGCTGAATGGGTGACCGGAAAGGTTATTCAGGTTGAACACTGGACCGAAAATTTATTTAGCGTTCGGCTGCATGCGCCGATTGATCCTTTCACCGCCGGCCAGTTTGCAAAACTGGCGCTGGAAATCAATGATGAACGCGTACAACGTGCTTATTCCTATGTTAACGCCCCCAGCGACAACAGTCTGGAGTTCTATCTGGTCGATGTACCGGAAGGGAAACTCAGTCCTCGACTGCACCAGCTTCAACCCGGAGATGACGTTATGGTCACGAAGGAAGCGGCTGGGTTTTTCATATTGGAGGAAATTCCGCCATGCGAAACGCTATGGATGCTGGCCACCGGCACCGCTATTGGCCCATACCTCTCCATTCTGCAGGAAGGAAAAGACGTCGCGCGGTTTAAAAACATCGTACTGGTGCATGCCGCCCGCTTCGCACGTGATTTAAGCTATCTACCGCTAATGCAGCAGCTTCGGCAACACTATGGCGATAAACTGCGCATCCAGACCGTCGTCAGTCGTGAGCAAACGGAGGAGGCACTGACAGGCCGCATTCCGGCATTAATCAGCAACGGTATGTTGGAGAACGCCGTCGGGCTATCCATTGATGTCCAAACCAGCCATGTTATGCTATGTGGGAATCCACAAATGGTACGTGATACTCAGCAACTACTGAAGGATGAACGGCAGATGAGCAAGCATCTACGCCGCCGCCCCGGCCATATCACCAGCGAACACTACTGGTAA
- a CDS encoding DUF805 domain-containing protein — MTLQQWCFSFSGRIGRRDFWLWVTIWLVLTVVLFTVAGQGWLSTQTAAFALVALLWPTAAVLVKRLHDRNKSGGWALLLILAWLLGNGNWNMLPALGQWGLGRFVPTLIVIMMLLDCGAFVGTSGENRFGPQAKPLRLCF, encoded by the coding sequence ATGACGTTACAGCAGTGGTGTTTTTCATTTAGTGGCCGTATTGGTCGACGGGATTTCTGGTTGTGGGTGACCATTTGGCTGGTACTCACTGTGGTGTTGTTTACTGTCGCTGGACAAGGCTGGCTGAGCACGCAAACGGCTGCATTCGCGTTGGTGGCACTATTGTGGCCGACGGCGGCGGTATTGGTAAAGCGGCTGCATGATCGCAACAAAAGTGGTGGGTGGGCGTTGTTGCTGATTCTGGCCTGGCTACTGGGTAATGGTAACTGGAACATGCTACCAGCATTGGGGCAGTGGGGACTGGGGCGTTTTGTGCCGACGTTGATCGTCATCATGATGTTACTTGATTGCGGTGCTTTCGTTGGTACGTCAGGAGAAAATCGCTTCGGGCCACAAGCAAAACCGTTGCGACTCTGTTTCTGA
- a CDS encoding DUF1454 family protein: MKKTIVAYCFFSAWLFIPTSAWSVLLFQQRIPTAAPYLLAGAPTFDMTIVQFRTRYNLSNPTLPIGEYRVVDTGDNLPTLTRAASEINDYLYSSTALEKGTGKIKTLQITWLPKPKDPDEDGRRKQAIEYMSALLRTFVPSVTTEQSIKKVETLLEKGKGQPFYQQTEGALRYVVADNGEKGITFAVEPIKLTLPES; this comes from the coding sequence ATGAAAAAAACCATCGTCGCATATTGTTTCTTCTCTGCCTGGCTCTTCATTCCAACCAGCGCTTGGTCTGTGTTGCTTTTCCAGCAAAGAATACCAACTGCAGCACCTTACCTGCTGGCTGGTGCACCAACGTTCGATATGACCATCGTTCAGTTTCGTACCCGCTATAATCTCAGCAACCCGACATTGCCCATCGGCGAATACCGGGTAGTGGATACGGGTGACAACTTACCTACCCTGACCCGTGCAGCCAGCGAAATCAACGATTACCTCTACTCCTCAACTGCACTGGAAAAAGGAACGGGGAAAATCAAAACGCTACAGATCACCTGGCTACCCAAACCGAAAGACCCCGACGAAGATGGACGTCGTAAACAGGCGATTGAGTATATGTCGGCGCTGCTGCGGACATTTGTTCCTTCGGTTACGACTGAACAGAGCATAAAAAAGGTAGAAACCTTGCTGGAGAAAGGCAAAGGTCAGCCGTTCTACCAGCAAACGGAAGGTGCTTTGCGTTATGTCGTAGCAGATAATGGTGAGAAGGGGATAACTTTCGCTGTTGAACCGATTAAGCTAACGCTACCTGAATCGTGA
- the tpiA gene encoding triose-phosphate isomerase, producing MRHPLVMGNWKLNGSTNMVHELIAALRNELSTVVGCGVAIAPPAIYLDQAKHQLSGSRIALGAQNVDVNLSGAFTGETSADMLKDIGAKYIIIGHSERRTYHKESDEFIARKFAVLKEAGLIPVLCIGETEAENAAGQTEAVCARQLDAVLNTLGAKAFENTVVAYEPVWAIGTGKSATPAQAQAVHKFIRGHIAKQDAAIAEQVIIQYGGSVNAANAAELFTQPDIDGALVGGASLKADAFTVIVKAAAEAKNV from the coding sequence ATGCGACATCCCTTAGTTATGGGCAACTGGAAGTTGAACGGTAGCACTAATATGGTTCACGAATTGATCGCCGCACTGCGTAACGAACTGAGTACGGTTGTCGGTTGTGGCGTTGCTATCGCCCCGCCGGCTATTTACCTGGATCAGGCTAAACATCAACTGTCCGGTAGCCGTATCGCACTGGGCGCACAGAATGTTGACGTGAACCTTTCAGGCGCGTTTACCGGCGAAACATCGGCTGACATGCTGAAAGATATCGGTGCCAAATACATCATCATCGGCCACTCGGAACGCCGGACTTATCACAAAGAAAGTGATGAATTCATTGCCAGAAAATTCGCTGTTCTGAAAGAAGCCGGACTGATCCCTGTTCTGTGTATCGGGGAAACCGAAGCAGAAAACGCAGCAGGTCAAACCGAAGCGGTGTGCGCCCGTCAGTTGGACGCCGTACTGAATACGCTGGGCGCGAAAGCGTTTGAAAATACCGTGGTTGCCTACGAACCAGTATGGGCGATCGGCACGGGTAAATCAGCGACGCCGGCACAGGCACAGGCAGTACACAAATTCATCCGCGGCCATATTGCCAAACAGGATGCAGCTATCGCTGAACAGGTTATTATTCAGTATGGCGGTTCTGTTAATGCAGCTAACGCAGCAGAACTCTTTACCCAGCCGGATATTGATGGTGCGCTGGTCGGTGGTGCATCACTGAAAGCGGATGCATTCACTGTGATTGTAAAAGCGGCAGCCGAAGCGAAAAACGTCTGA
- the aguA gene encoding agmatine deiminase produces the protein MSQLTTPYQDGFSMPAEWAPHEAVWMLWPYRHDNWRTQGAIIPAQQTFAAVAATIAQTTPVIMGVPHAHMTAAKRIMPASITLVAMESDDAWMRDTGPTMVLNPMGERCGVDWQFNAWGGALGGLYEDWCQDEKVAEQVLDYHHDARYPAPLILEGGSIHTDGEGTLLTTAECLLNPNRNPDLNKEQIEQLLRDYLGVSTFIWLEEGVYNDETDGHIDNMCCFVRPGEVALHWTDDENDPQYPRSMAAYQVLSQARDAQCRQLKIWKLPAPGPLYATQEETVGVSEGNAIERNAGSRLAGSYVNFLISNRQIIYPLLDERTDGSAHKLLQQMFPDYLISGVPAREILLGGGNIHCITQQIPATTR, from the coding sequence ATGTCTCAGCTAACCACGCCGTATCAGGACGGTTTTTCCATGCCAGCGGAATGGGCACCGCATGAAGCGGTCTGGATGTTATGGCCGTACCGCCATGATAACTGGCGAACTCAAGGAGCGATAATCCCGGCCCAGCAGACTTTTGCGGCCGTTGCTGCCACGATTGCCCAGACCACGCCAGTGATAATGGGGGTGCCGCATGCCCATATGACCGCCGCTAAACGCATTATGCCAGCCAGTATCACATTGGTGGCGATGGAAAGTGACGATGCCTGGATGCGAGACACGGGGCCGACAATGGTGCTTAATCCGATGGGGGAGCGCTGCGGTGTTGATTGGCAGTTTAACGCCTGGGGCGGGGCGCTAGGCGGTCTGTATGAAGACTGGTGTCAGGATGAGAAAGTGGCAGAACAGGTGCTGGATTATCATCATGATGCGCGTTATCCCGCGCCACTGATTCTGGAAGGCGGTTCAATTCATACTGACGGTGAAGGTACGTTGTTGACCACGGCAGAGTGCCTGCTTAACCCAAATCGTAACCCGGATCTGAATAAGGAACAGATTGAACAACTGCTACGTGATTATCTGGGCGTATCGACGTTTATCTGGCTGGAAGAGGGTGTGTATAACGACGAGACAGATGGTCATATCGACAATATGTGCTGTTTTGTCCGTCCGGGGGAAGTGGCGCTGCACTGGACCGATGATGAGAATGATCCACAGTATCCCCGTTCAATGGCAGCTTATCAGGTGTTGTCTCAGGCGCGGGATGCGCAGTGTCGTCAGTTGAAAATCTGGAAGTTGCCAGCACCGGGGCCGTTGTATGCCACGCAAGAAGAGACGGTGGGCGTCAGCGAAGGGAATGCCATTGAGCGTAATGCCGGATCACGATTGGCTGGGTCTTACGTTAACTTTCTCATCAGTAACCGTCAGATCATTTATCCGTTGCTGGATGAGCGCACTGATGGCAGTGCTCATAAACTGTTACAGCAGATGTTTCCGGATTATCTGATCAGTGGCGTTCCGGCACGGGAAATTTTGCTTGGTGGTGGTAATATCCACTGCATCACTCAGCAGATTCCGGCGACAACTCGTTGA
- the aguB gene encoding N-carbamoylputrescine amidase has product MTKVTVAATQMACTWDLPGNIENAEKLVRQAHAKGAQIILIQELFAAPYFCIDQSPEHYALAQELETSPIIKHFSALAAELEVVLPLSFFERANNAYYNSLVMIDADGTVLDVYRKTHIPNGPAYQEKQFFVPGDTGFKVWQTRYAKVGVGICWDQWFPETARSLALMGAELIFYPTAIGSEPAFPQWDSQPHWTRVQQGHAAANLIPVIASNRIGTEASKYIAGLEMTFYGSSFIADPTGALVEQAGRTDEAVLVHAFDLQDIAKMRATWGLFRDRRPDMYGVLGTSDGKTRR; this is encoded by the coding sequence ATGACAAAAGTTACCGTTGCCGCAACACAGATGGCCTGTACCTGGGACTTACCCGGCAATATCGAAAATGCCGAGAAACTGGTGCGACAGGCTCATGCCAAAGGGGCACAAATCATCCTGATTCAGGAACTGTTTGCTGCGCCTTACTTTTGCATTGACCAGAGTCCGGAACATTATGCACTGGCGCAGGAGCTGGAAACCAGCCCCATTATCAAACACTTCTCCGCACTGGCCGCTGAACTGGAAGTGGTGTTACCGTTGAGTTTCTTCGAGCGAGCAAATAACGCCTATTACAACTCGTTGGTGATGATCGATGCTGATGGCACGGTGCTGGATGTGTATCGAAAAACCCATATTCCGAATGGTCCAGCCTATCAGGAAAAGCAGTTTTTTGTTCCGGGCGATACTGGTTTCAAAGTATGGCAAACCCGTTATGCCAAAGTGGGTGTCGGCATCTGCTGGGATCAGTGGTTCCCGGAAACCGCCCGCAGCCTGGCATTGATGGGGGCAGAACTGATTTTCTATCCGACGGCCATTGGCTCTGAACCAGCTTTCCCACAGTGGGATAGCCAGCCGCACTGGACACGAGTTCAGCAAGGTCACGCCGCTGCTAACCTGATTCCGGTTATCGCGTCTAACCGTATTGGTACCGAAGCCAGTAAATATATAGCGGGTCTGGAAATGACGTTCTACGGCTCGTCGTTCATTGCTGATCCGACCGGCGCGTTGGTCGAACAGGCTGGCAGAACAGATGAAGCGGTACTGGTTCACGCGTTTGATCTACAGGATATCGCGAAGATGCGCGCTACCTGGGGGTTGTTCCGTGACCGTCGTCCGGATATGTATGGTGTGCTCGGCACGTCTGATGGTAAAACCCGGAGATAA
- the pfkA gene encoding 6-phosphofructokinase, translating to MIKKIGVLTSGGDAPGMNAAIRGVVRSALTEGLEVFGIYDGYLGLYEDRMAQLDRYSVSDMINRGGTFLGSARFPEFRKEAVRQVAIENMKKRNLDALVVIGGDGSYMGAKRLTEMGFPCIGLPGTIDNDVAGTDYTIGYFTALETVVEAIDRLRDTSSSHQRISIVEVMGRHCGDLTLAAAIAGGCEFIVLPEVDFKPEDLVNEIQAGIAKGKKHAIVAITELMCDVSELARYIQQETGRETRATVLGHIQRGGSPVAYDRILASRMGAYSIELLLQGYGGRCVGIQNEKLVHHDIIDAIENMKRPFKGDWLDTAKKLY from the coding sequence ATGATAAAAAAAATCGGAGTATTGACGAGCGGTGGCGATGCACCTGGCATGAATGCTGCCATTCGTGGTGTCGTACGATCAGCATTAACGGAAGGTCTGGAAGTGTTCGGAATCTATGATGGCTATCTGGGTTTGTATGAAGATCGGATGGCACAACTGGATCGCTACAGCGTATCCGACATGATTAACCGCGGCGGTACTTTCCTCGGTTCAGCGCGCTTTCCTGAATTCCGTAAGGAAGCTGTACGTCAGGTTGCCATCGAAAACATGAAGAAACGGAATCTGGATGCCTTGGTGGTTATCGGTGGTGATGGTTCCTATATGGGGGCCAAGCGCCTGACGGAAATGGGTTTCCCCTGCATTGGCTTGCCGGGTACTATTGATAACGACGTTGCAGGCACTGACTACACCATCGGCTATTTTACCGCACTGGAGACCGTGGTAGAGGCAATCGACCGTCTGCGTGATACGTCTTCTTCCCATCAGCGTATTTCTATCGTGGAAGTGATGGGGCGCCACTGTGGTGACCTGACGCTGGCTGCGGCGATTGCTGGTGGCTGTGAGTTTATCGTATTGCCAGAAGTGGATTTCAAACCTGAAGATCTGGTGAACGAAATTCAGGCTGGTATCGCCAAAGGGAAAAAACACGCCATCGTGGCAATTACCGAACTGATGTGTGATGTGAGTGAACTGGCCCGTTATATTCAACAGGAGACGGGTCGTGAAACCCGTGCCACGGTACTGGGTCATATTCAGCGTGGTGGTTCTCCCGTGGCTTATGACCGAATTTTGGCTTCCCGCATGGGGGCGTACTCTATTGAGCTGTTGCTACAGGGGTACGGTGGCCGTTGTGTTGGTATCCAGAATGAGAAACTGGTACATCATGATATTATTGATGCTATTGAGAACATGAAACGCCCGTTCAAGGGTGACTGGCTGGATACGGCCAAGAAATTGTACTGA
- the fieF gene encoding CDF family cation-efflux transporter FieF (FieF, a metal efflux transporter, is a member of the CDF (cation diffusion facilitator) family of transporters.): protein MNSQYARLVTMAAFLATATALLLFGLKVFAWWYTGSVSLLASLVDSLMDIAASFINLLVVRYSLQPADPEHTFGHGKAESLAALAQSMFISGSALFLLLTGMQHLISPQPLYAPELGMWVTVVALISTLLLVAFQRWVIRRTYSQAVRADMLHYQSDVLMNGAILVALALSWKGVTWADAAFALGIGVYILYSALRMAYDAIQSLLDRALPDEERAEIISIVSSWPGVIGGHELRTRRSGPTRFIQLHLEMDDALPLLESHQIADDIEQALLRRFLGADIIIHQDPVSVVPDEQRGRWVL from the coding sequence ATGAATTCTCAATACGCACGCCTCGTCACGATGGCGGCTTTTCTGGCAACCGCAACTGCGTTGTTGTTGTTTGGGCTAAAAGTCTTTGCCTGGTGGTATACCGGGTCAGTTAGTTTGTTGGCGTCACTGGTGGACTCCCTAATGGATATCGCTGCTTCGTTCATTAACTTGCTGGTGGTGCGTTATTCACTGCAACCCGCCGATCCGGAACATACGTTTGGTCATGGTAAGGCTGAGTCGTTGGCGGCATTGGCCCAGAGCATGTTTATTTCCGGTTCCGCACTGTTTCTGCTATTGACCGGTATGCAGCATCTGATTTCACCCCAACCGCTGTATGCGCCGGAACTCGGGATGTGGGTTACCGTGGTTGCGCTGATCTCGACTTTACTGCTAGTGGCCTTCCAGCGTTGGGTCATCAGGAGAACGTACAGCCAGGCGGTGCGGGCAGATATGTTGCACTATCAGTCCGATGTGTTGATGAACGGTGCTATTCTGGTCGCGCTGGCCTTGAGCTGGAAAGGTGTGACTTGGGCAGATGCGGCTTTTGCGCTGGGTATTGGCGTTTATATTTTATACAGTGCATTGAGGATGGCGTACGATGCCATACAGTCATTATTGGATCGAGCATTGCCAGATGAAGAACGCGCGGAAATTATTAGTATTGTGTCATCATGGCCAGGGGTCATTGGTGGTCATGAGTTAAGAACCCGCCGTTCTGGTCCTACCCGGTTTATTCAACTTCATCTGGAAATGGATGATGCATTGCCACTGCTCGAGTCACATCAGATTGCCGACGATATAGAGCAAGCTTTGCTACGACGTTTTCTCGGCGCCGATATTATCATTCATCAGGATCCTGTTTCTGTTGTGCCTGATGAACAACGGGGACGATGGGTACTATAG
- a CDS encoding 2TM domain-containing protein: MNAIKSLRLSRAWSQEQLAELASLSVRTIQRIENGEQASLETLSAIAAALEVRVADLMEKSGERHLQSESLEQRILDAKHQVHEEGKLWRSLILFAVINSVLFVVNRLIDPHTHWFLWPLLIWGGLLVIKAINVFFLRNWLVRWQQGRLQKILRK; the protein is encoded by the coding sequence ATGAATGCGATAAAATCATTGCGTCTTTCCCGGGCCTGGTCTCAGGAACAGCTGGCTGAACTGGCTTCCCTCAGTGTTCGTACCATTCAACGTATTGAGAATGGCGAGCAAGCCAGCCTGGAAACGCTTAGCGCGATTGCCGCGGCCCTTGAGGTACGAGTTGCGGATTTGATGGAAAAAAGTGGTGAGCGACATCTGCAAAGTGAATCGCTGGAACAGCGAATTCTTGATGCTAAACATCAGGTGCATGAAGAAGGAAAACTCTGGCGCAGCCTGATCTTGTTTGCCGTGATCAATAGTGTTTTATTTGTAGTTAATCGACTAATCGATCCCCATACCCACTGGTTTCTCTGGCCGTTACTGATTTGGGGAGGATTACTGGTGATAAAGGCTATTAATGTGTTTTTTCTGCGCAACTGGCTGGTGCGCTGGCAGCAGGGCCGATTGCAGAAGATTTTACGTAAGTGA
- a CDS encoding NUDIX domain-containing protein, with amino-acid sequence MKHRPSSRLLILDPQQRVLLFRFSHTSDALAGQTYWATPGGAVEAGETFEQAAIRELQEETGIIIQDPGGCIATRTFPMVLSSGEQVIADERFFIVYTADNTLRDDQWSEHEKHVITQHKWWSLDELGQTTKTVFPQEIVSMLSQHGST; translated from the coding sequence ATGAAACACAGACCATCATCACGTCTACTGATACTCGACCCACAACAACGGGTGCTGTTGTTCAGATTTAGTCATACCAGTGATGCACTGGCTGGCCAAACCTACTGGGCCACGCCAGGAGGTGCCGTGGAAGCGGGTGAGACCTTTGAGCAGGCAGCCATACGGGAATTGCAGGAGGAAACTGGCATCATTATTCAGGATCCCGGCGGTTGTATCGCGACACGGACATTCCCCATGGTACTGTCCAGCGGTGAGCAAGTAATAGCGGATGAGCGATTTTTCATCGTTTACACCGCTGATAACACGCTGAGGGATGACCAATGGAGTGAGCACGAAAAACACGTTATCACCCAGCACAAATGGTGGTCACTGGATGAACTGGGTCAGACGACAAAAACCGTTTTTCCGCAAGAGATTGTCTCTATGCTCAGCCAGCACGGCTCCACCTAA